From Antechinus flavipes isolate AdamAnt ecotype Samford, QLD, Australia chromosome 1, AdamAnt_v2, whole genome shotgun sequence:
gaaaggaaaatactGTGTCACGTACCGACTGCTGTAAGGCACACACACATTTTAGTCATGGAAGAGGTTGGCAACAACTTGGAAGAATCATTTGAAGGGTCAGAGAACTCAATCAACTGCCCCACACTTGGAGTAGAGTGGGTAGtagtaggaggagaaaagaggaggaggaggagcaagagcaggagagaaaggggaggtggCTGAAGGCAGGGCCTGGGGTTGGTGCTGCTCTGAACTAGGTCTGAAGTCCTAAACAAAGCTCTCAGAGGTTTCCTAGGTGACAGGTAGCCACTTGGACTGTAGAGAAAGGGCCCCCCACCATTTGGGGTCACGAACCCCTTTGTCAGTCAGTCTGGGGAAGCTGATGGGCCCCTTTTCTGAATCCAGTTTGTTGCCTTCATCCCTGGTCGAAGGAGATGCTCAAGATCATGTAGAAGTTACTGAAAAGGAACGTGTCATTCGTTCCTGCCCTAAGTGCGTTCACAGAGCCCCTGCAGACCATTGATGGACTCTGGAGAATGAGGTCTGTGCGCCCCGGGTTCAGAATGCCTGGTCTGCTgctgatccagcagtgccacgaTATTCCCAAGAGCTCGTCCAAGGGAAAAGctcccccatgtgcaaaaatgtttgttgcagccctttttaGGAACTGGAAACCGAGGGAATGCCCATCAGGGGGGGAATGGCTGGACAATggaatggaatatgattgttctgtcagaaatgatcagcaattctgatggacgtggctctcttcaacaatgagaggattcaaaccagttccaattgttcaatgctgaagagagccatctgcacccagagaggactgtgggaactgagagtgcctcacaacatagtattttcactcttttcgttgttgcttgcttgtactttcttcttcttcttcttctcttcttcttcttcttcttcttcttcttcctcttcttcttcttctcctcctcctcctcctcttcttcttcttcttcctcctcttcttcttcctcctcctcttcttcttcttctcctcttcctcttcctcttcttcttcctcctcctcctcttcttcttcttcttcctcttcttcttcttctcttcttcctcttcttcttcttctttttcttcttcttcttttcttcttcttcttcttcttcttcttcttcctcctcctcctcttcttcctctcctcctcctcctcttcttcttcttcctcctcctcctcctcctcttcttcttcttcttcttcttcttcttcttcttcttcttcttcttttcttctttttcactggtttgatttgatttttcttgtgctacacaataattgtataaatatgtatgcatatattggatttaacgtatttctaccatgtttaacatatattggactacttgccatctaggagagggcgTGGGGAAAgcgagggaaaattggaacacaaaattggGAATTTGCGAAGGCtcatgttaaagaattgtccatgcatgtgtattgaacaataaaaagctttaattaaaaagaaaaagaaagaatcagcagggtgctttcagaaaagcctgcaaagatttacatgaacagcaTGAGCTGTATGAGGTGAGCagagctgggaaaacattttccacagtgacagcaagattgtgtgatgattgacttagctcttctcagcaacaggGTGGTCCAAGAAAATTCTCCTAGCCTTGGGATGGAAGGtgccatccagagaaagaactgtggagattgaaggCAGATTGAACCacaccattttcactttttccctctttctcgtGGTGagtcccttttgttctgatttttccttcaccACATGATTCacgtggaaatgtgtttaaatgactttccacgTATAACCTTGATCAGATCGCTTGCTGAATTGGGAGGGGGTAGGGaagtgggagagaggaagaacaaATTTGGAGCGCAAAATCTTAGcaaaacgaatgttgaaaactctctttacgtgtaactggaaaaaataaaacattattgagggggaaaaaaagatttaaaagagaaTCCCTcgtctctgaggtcttttccagtaCCCATTCCCACTGTTCAATAGTTTTGTTCCCCTTCTGCCCATTTCAGCACAAGGAGAAGGATAACTAGATGACGTTTTATCCTATGGGATGTGGGGCAGAGGAGCCGAGATGAGGgccagataaagaaaaaagggcaTCCCCCAGGAAGAGCTGACAGGGGGTGATCCGGTGTCCACtttgcctccccctccccacataGAGCCTGGGGAGCATTGCTCAGAAGGATGACCTTGTGTTTGGGCAACATTCTGTGTTACCGAAAGACAGTTTCACATTGTAGATCATCATTGTCCCAACTAAGACAGGAATGggaactgtttttattttgttgagaAGACTTTGTCCCCAAGAGTAGAAACAGAAACACTTTCCTGGTTCACCTTCAGCCCAGAAAACTAAAGGAATGGGACAAGTTGTTATTGAGTGTTCTGGGGGATTCACATTTTCACATCTAGTAAGGAGAGGAGGCAGTGTGGTGTGGGAGTAATAGGGCTGGACTCTGTGCTTGAGAAACCCAAATTCAAATGCTGCTTGTGAGACTTTGTAGCTGTATGATCATGAGCAATCACATCAGGGAGTTTTGTGGGAGGGATGGTAGCACAGGGACGGTGTGAGGAGCCACTGGGAGAATGTACATAAAACACTGTTTCAACTTGAGAGGGCTCAAGCGCTGCTGTCCTTGGGACAAGATTTAGCCCGTGGGAAGTACTCTGGCTTCCCACACAAGTAACTTTCAGAATAGAAACCTGAATTTGTAGCCTCAGCGCTTAGCTTCCATTAGGTCCAGGAGATGCAGCCAACTTATGTGCCCATTTTAATCCCTTTGTCAAGGTTTCTGAAGTAAATATTGTAGCTGTATCTTTGCCCACTTTCTGCTGGCCCACGCTGGCCCCCACTAGCTCCAGACCATGGATGCTTTAAGACCTGTGATGCAAGATGAGGTTCACCTTCAAAGTAGAGTTCATCTACTGAAATTGAATGGACCCAGTTACCTAATAAGTgaccctcttcttcttcctttaaatacTCCCTCCTCTTACCCACCCCTTCCTGTTGGGCAGGTGGGTGTCATTTAGCTGTAAGGCCCCGGGAACCGACTAGAAAACTAAGCCTCGATCTTGTGGTGCAGGGAAACAAATCTGGGAGTTGTTTATCCCATGGGGCCACTTTGCTTCCTAACCCTCACTCCAGCCCTCGCTGTTCCCCATTCACTTTAGGAGAAAAAGGAACATCCCCATATTTTTTCACAACTGTCTCTAGAGTCTTAAGTGGCAGAGACTCGATTCTCACCAAGTCTTTTATCTTCTTGGGAGCTAATTCGCACGTGTTCGTTTCAGGCGGATGCCAGAGATGTGCCTCCTAACGAGACGCGGCCGGGGAAGCTCTCGTTTGTTGTCTCCAGTGTTTGTCCCTCTCCGCCGGCCACATAAGTGGTGCTGGTTCTGTGATGCTTCTCTTTCCTTAGTCGTGCCAAGGGAGTGGGCAGAGCGGGGCAGGGAGCAGAGGGCCAAGAGCTTCTTTTTGTTCTTGCAGCCATGCCTTACGTGGTCCCCGGTGGAGCCTCACCCGAGATGCCCAGAGATGATTCTCAACAGTCACAAGCGGAGGATAGCAGTGTTCCTTCTAATTACTCCAGTGAGAGCTTTGAGTCCttcacagagaaggaaggagaggaggagatggtggtgggagaagaggaaaaatgtcACCCGACGCAGCGGAAACCCTGTGGCTCTTTGGTGGCTTCCGATGACGACCAGACTGAGTCCAGTGCCTCCGGGAGCCATTCTGTGAGCAAGTGGCTGATGCCGAGCTCCAAGGATGAAGGTAAAGAAATCCCAGTGGGAGGGGCCAGGAGAGGGCTGTGAGGCCGTCCATCAAtgggcaaatatttattaagcatctcctacATGCCGGGCACCGTGCTAAGTCAGTTCTGTTGGCCACAAGCTCAGGGTTGCacttcctcccacctcccaccTTTGCCCATGTTTCTCTAGTATCGGGAGGCCAGCCCTGCTGCCACTGACAGGTTCACCACGGACATCAGCAACCTGCAGACCGCAACAGAAGCAACCCCTGACATACCCCCCCACAAATGAGACGTCTGGCTCTCTGTTTCCTCAGAGAACATGGGCCAAGTAGAGATAAAAGGTCCACACCGGGTGCCTTGGTGAAGAGGCCCCAGCTCTTCTGAAGAAAGTACAGTGAGGGGCAGGGAAGGCCACTGAGAAGCCAGAAGTTGTTACTTCAGCAGCTCCTCAGGTGGATATCtacctccctcctcacctcccctTGCCACGCAGCAAAGTCCTTCACCCTTCTTTCTATCCCCTTTCTATCTCGGTTTCACTCCCTTCCTGACAGCGGTCCCGTCTGTGAGTTGTACGTGCATTAGGGGCCTACGTGGGATCGAGAAGTAAAGGGGACCACAATGTGGTGGCCAACCCTGGACCGACAGATGAGTCATTTGAGACCCACATGGGGGAAGTGACTTGTAAGAGGTCACATGCATAATATTGAGAAGAGCAGGATTTGAGTCCACCTCTGTTGATTTGAAATCTGgtcccctttcttttttatttatttatttatttaattcattcattcatttatttatttaatttatttttaataattttttattgatagaacgcatgccagggtaattttttacagcattatcccttgcattcatttctgttccgatttttcccctccctccctccaccccttcccccaaatggcaagagtcctttacatgttgaatgggttgcagtatatcctagatacaatatatgtgtgcagaaccaaacagttctcttgttgcacagggagaattggattcagaaggtagaaataacctgggaggaaaaacataaatgcaagcagtttatattcatttccagtgttctttctctgggtgtagatgcttctgtccatctttgatcaattaaggctctctttatcgaagaggtccacttccatcagaatacatcctcaaacagtatcgttgttgaggtatataatgatctcctggttctgctcatttcactcagcatcagttcatgtcagtctcgccagtcctctctgtattcatccagctggtcattccttacagaacaataatattccataacgttcatataccacaatttactcaaccattctccaattgatggacatcctttcattttccagcttctagccactacaaacagggctgtctgGTCCCCTTTCTATGACGCCGTACTCTCTTCTTCTAGATCAGGGAATGCAGGCCACGTTGAATATTCCCATGCGATGAAGGTAATCCAAAAAACAAACCTGCTCCAGGAACACGATGGGGTTCGTTCCAGGGCCGGCTAGTACTGACTGGGGAGAATTTTCTATTTGGGATGACCCGTTTCCACAGGCCACTCTCTCCACTGGCACCAGTCCTTGAGATTTGTCTGTCAGGACAGTTCTGCAGTGTgacagggagggggaaagaatgaCGAGGCGTGGCCCGATAGGGGACTTCAAGAAAATTCAGGGTTGAGTGAGCAAAGAAGCATTTCTGCATCTCCTTAGGAAACAGACCAAGCAGAAAGGTTCAAATGGCAACTGGGGAAAGAAACGAGTGGCTGGCAAGGGCTCCGAGTCCTAAAAGAGGTGCACAGGGCAACGTTCTGGGCCCGGCGTCCTTTGGCTCTTTGGGCAGTGGGACCTGGGTACACGCTGTAGCCTGGAGGATGACGCTGGGATGAGAGAACATCTTTTCTCAAAATTTCTCAGTTTCTCAAAAAGGAtgatggattttttccccttgccATCCCTTCCCAGTGACATCTCCCCAACCTCAACAGCCCCTTCCCTGGTATCAGAGAAGTACAGTTCAGCAAAGAAAGCCCACCCGTTGGCCCTTTCTAACCTTTGCCATTCTGAGCTCTGGCTTTTTGCCGCCTCTCCTGAGTGGCGTCTGCTTCTTTCTCCGTTCAAGTGCTTGGTCTCTTGAGGTACTTTCCAATTTAGGGGCTCTGCGGGAGCCTGTTCCTTTCATTGCAGTCAGCAAGGAAGCACTCCTCAATACTGCTGTTTGTGTTGATTTTTAGGATGTCTCAAACAGGGGACTAAAGAGCGGTTTAGTGTTCTGGGATCTAGCGTATTGATTGGGGCTCCCCACCGGGTAGAATGTCCTCAGGAAGTCAAATGTGGGCTCAGAGGGCAGAGTGCCCTGCATGGATCCTCCCAGGAAGGCAGGTCATAACCCCGGCCCCCAAGTGGCTCTCCTTTAGACTTTTATAATCCTTCCGACTCAGTTACTGGAGATTCTGACCATGGCCATAAAGAATGGGCCAGAAAGGCTTTTTCAGGTTCTCCCCATGTGCACCTCACTGTAGAAAATGCACATAGTAAAGCCAACCAGCCCTGCTCTTAGGAAGCTCATTCTCCCCGAGGGGAGGCCGCCCAGAGGGGTCGATCAGGTTCTGAGTCAGCTTCATCCCAGTAATGACAAACCTTATGATGGCTTCCTGAGGTTGAACCAGTGACGGCCTCAAAGACTGTGGTGACAAGAGCCTCCTTGTGAGGTCTTCGGCGGCTAGCCCTCTACCATAGTCAGCTGACATCTCCCTGTCGTGATTTAGATGAGCCCTTGGACCCGTTGGACTCTGCCGCTCTacaggagaaactgagtcagaggtGGATCCAGCATCTCAAGGCCAAAGAAAGTGCCAACGGACAGCCCCGGGCGGGCCCCACAAGCCACGCAGGTAAGCCTGGCCTTGACTTAGCGGTAACCAGCTCCTCCTCTGCTCTGtccatagctgtgtgaccctgggcgaggcGCCTAGGCTTTCTGAGCCTCCGTTTCTTCTCTGGAACACAGACAGTATCCTTGCGCTGTCTCCCTTCCCGGGGCTGCCGTGAAACAAGCCTTTGTAAACCTGAAAACGTTATAGAAATGTCAGCCCGCCTGCTTTCTCAAGCAGAAGGAAAGTGGAGAAGAGGCTGCCGTGCCTCTTCTTCTTTGCTGGGACAAAATGCTGAGGTTTTGGCTTTCTTGTG
This genomic window contains:
- the LOC127549201 gene encoding uncharacterized protein C8orf48-like; amino-acid sequence: MPYVVPGGASPEMPRDDSQQSQAEDSSVPSNYSSESFESFTEKEGEEEMVVGEEEKCHPTQRKPCGSLVASDDDQTESSASGSHSVSKWLMPSSKDEDEPLDPLDSAALQEKLSQRWIQHLKAKESANGQPRAGPTSHADVTEAPKSERDAVQAFCATKINLLRRQLNSREANGSGRQRQPQGLVAEKPVTDEVNDCVVPHRLINRISQQNLRAAPSQKGGTAAGLYPWVRPKLGPEAMGVRIGRAGMLVVFEVTHGGGEDGEEKKEEELEAAEMEGQ